A segment of the Lolium perenne isolate Kyuss_39 chromosome 3, Kyuss_2.0, whole genome shotgun sequence genome:
TTTGTGGAGGTAGATATTGCCGTTTCCAATAAAATTGGTTTCTTCTCATTTGGATTTCCAATCTCAAGTTTTTTTGCATTTCAAGTTTAGGTttaaaagaaaacaaaataatAGTAAGATTTGGTTTGACCGGTACTACCGTTTATCGTACCGGGGCCGCTACCGGGCTGGTCGCTCCTGCACCCAGAATCCCCGGTGTCAATGACCGGTATCGAAATCGGTACCAGGCCAGGCACCAGGTACCGGCCCAACCCGACCGATGCGACCGGCCCACCTCGGTTGGTACTACCGGGCCGCCCAGCCACTAGGCCACCACATGCGTCCGCATGCCACGCCTCCCGCGCCTGCACGCCAGCTGCGCTGCTCGCTCCGCGCCCATCCTTTCCCCGCTCGAGTCGTCCGCTCCCCCTTGACCGCGCACGCTGCCCTCGCGTTGACTTCGTGAGCTGGCCCCACACGTGTTCCTCTCTCTGATATGGTTTGCTTGCTCccattcttttttttttgcattggttGGCAACGCGCGCGggccgggcggtagtaccgcgccTCCCTGGTCGTTACTACTAGCCCATGCTGAATCTGGTCAGCCCGACAGGCAGAAAAATGTGTGCCTCCTTTTTAAGATTTTCTCTCTCTCTtattgcttcttcttcctccatctcatgctctcctctccaccattgttgttgAGTTTTTGTGAGCTTGATTTCTCTCTCCGCAACCAATAAttattgcatctatttgagagaaagtttGAGGAGATCATCCATTTGTGAGTAAATCTTTGGGATTTAAATCTTGGAGAATTTGGTGTTATcctttttgttcttcctctcttattcccccattagctttagtagctttgttggaatttgagagtgatGGATTTGGGCATCTttatggtgttcttgccattgcatttgatgCATCGACTTGACTTCTCCGccggtgatacgtggaggtgaaaaTTCGTGAGATATTGCCTTCAGGAGCTTGTTCTCGGAGCTTGTTCCttttgggtctttggacccttatacgtctttgtggtgttcttggggactccaattaagttgtgaagATTCTTCAAGGGAAGGGGATTTGTGGCTATTTGTTGGGCGCCtctaattaagttgtggagataaccataagctttgtgcgggttcggtgtccACCCTTACGGTTCCATATAGGATCAAGGTCTTCCCCTTTGGTGGGAAGGGTTGAGGAGAACACGGTGAGGCCTTCATGGCGTTTGGAGTgctttgtcctccacaccgctccaacgaagactagcactcgcaagagtgtgaacttcgggatacatcatcgtctccACGTTACTtcagttattcctatacccgagctatttacttatgcactttaatttgagatagccttcgtgcttgaagttatatatattgctatcacatagttgcttgtcttgcttagcataagttgttggtgcatatAGGTGAACACTAGTTATATAGGTTTTATGCTTGGAaaattaaacgctagttttattcataAAAATTTAAACCGTCTATTCACCCCCCCATCTAGGCGGCATCTATGTCCTTTCACAAAAAACATAACATCTTCCAATGGAGTAGGGATACGCACACCGGCAGTAGCTACAACCTGACGCCGACCTAGCAAAAGCCACCCAAGGCACTAGGGCGACTGCCAACCACCAAAGCAAGACCATGTAAAAGAAGCCAGGCCGACGATGTGAGAGGGTTAAGACACCAGCGAGAGATCACATGGTGACCCACAAGACACTGCAAGAGAAGCTTGCTCGAAACATTGCCACCAAGGGGAGCAGTCTGAGACGGAGGGATGGCATCCATCACTTTGAACTGGAGGAACATCATCGAGACGCCTTCAACAAGGAAATAACACCCAGAGGTGACGCCGTCACTGACACTGACCACAACCGTGCACAACTTCTGTCGAGGACCAACCGGGTCAAAAATCGGGTCGCCTTCGCGAGGAGGGTGAGCGGACAAGGCAGATATCACTGCCACACCGGGACACCATGTGCCAACGGTCGCATGGGCCCTCCATGGCCATCCGGACTAAGATGATGGCACGGTTTGGGGGAGGGGAGTAAAGGGTGGGGTGGAGCTAACCCTAGCAGCACCACCTCACCGCCCAAGCATCACCGCCCTAGCAGCCTCCCGAAGATATGTGTCAAAATCGCCACGTCTTCTTCATGGAGTACTTCTGGATGATTATCGTCGTCTAGATCTAGTATAGCCAGTGATCGCTGAAGTGCAGCCGAATCTTCGCGGACACGTTCCTTCTTTGTTCATACTTGATCACACGTTTGATGCGGTCATACCTTCTCACGTACGTGTGGATATCATAGAGGCGTTGCATATGCAACACTTGATTGCGGGATAATACATCTTGTCGCGGATAGCCGAGTCTAGAGGAATTGACTCGCGTCTCTGCTGCGTGATAAGAATATAAAAGGTATGAATCCGTTACGTCCCTCTTCCATATGATCTTGCTTATGTggtatttttttttttgtttgacatAGCGTGTTCCCTAACAAGTTCACTATCCACTAGATGTGGAACTACCCCCCTCAATCTGGCAATTTTATTTGCACGCTCAATCGCGATGGCCAACATATCCTCCATAATATTAAATAAAATGTGTGAGAGTCGTCTTCCCTTAACTACTTTCAACTGAAATTAATGGCAACATCATAATTGACTTTAATGATCACACTATCTCTATTGTTAAAATTATAGATCCAAGCATGCCACACTTCTGAATACCCTTTCATTTTCAGAGATTCTTGAAGAAATGACCATTTGAATTTTTCATATGCCTTATCAGAATCAATTTTATAAATTATCTAATTCCTTTTTTCGTTGTAGTTCATGGACCGTCTCATGAGGAATCATCACCCCATCTAGAATATTTCTTCCTTGCATGAAGGTTGCTTGAGTTAGGCGAACCACACGGTCTGCCATCCAATTAAGCATATTAGTTGCGGTATTCGTAGCCTTTGTGGGCTTTGTGAATATTTTGAAGCTAAGATTATAAAGAGGTAGCGTAGATTTTATCTCACCAAAATTAATCCAAAACTAGTCAGTTGTCTTAGAATTAAGTTTTTGAAAAATTTGCAACCTTTAACTTAAGGATGACTAGTAGGATTTTTATATCTTGGTTACTAACCAAGCCTAGTCCTCAGAAATAAACTGCAACCCGAATTAGTGTCCTTGAGGACTTAAATTCAAGTGTTGGGTTTATATATTGTCTCCCTAGCCAAGTGAGTTAGGTTGTCCTTGATAACTCAGATTAGAAAAAAAACACTTCTGTTTGTGTACAATTTTTCTCTTTCATCTATTAAGATTGTATCAGACACGAGGTATTTCCATTTCTAAAAACCCCCCGAAGATTACCcaaaaaaaacatgaaaatgctAAAGTTGAATGTTTGCATGCACGTTTCATGCCGATGGAAGGAACAGAGCGGAGTAGCAAACTGGACATTCATAAATCATAAACGCAGAAATACATCTGAGTTGGCTGTTGCGATGATCACACCTCTCAATTTCAACTCAATGACGACTCGATTGGAGCGGCGGCTGGTTCTTCGTCGTCCCTTTTCTCTTCGACGGACGGCTCCTCCCCTTCTGGTAGCTGATCTGTGTTTGCGGCATCATTCAAAGCAACGGCTTGTTTTCCGTCAGATTCCCCTGCAAATGGTGTATgtaaaaaatcaaatcaaatcaaattgaaATCTAACGAGTGCATGATTTTGTTATTAGGAATGAAGAAAATGGAAAATACCGTCACCGTTTCTCGACGCGGCCGCTGATGTCGCCTCCTCCTCTGGCTCCTGAGGTACAACGCTCTCGTCCTCTTCCTGCTCGACGTTGACCAACTCTTCTGGCTCCTTGGCTTGCTCTGTCTCGTCGTCGGCCTCGCTGGCCGGCTCCTCGACGGCGGTAGGTTCCGGCAGCTCTTGCTCGTTTCTCAATTCATCATCATTGCCGGACGGCGTAGGTTGCTCTGCCACCTCCACCTCGGACGCGGCCGGTGATGTGAGGCTTTCGTCTTCGTTGGCCACCGGTGCAGCGGCGGAGGCGACAGTTTCGTCGTAATTGGTTGTCGCCGGTGCAGCCACGTCGACAGTGGGTGCACCttcggcctccgtggaagccggaGCAGCCGTGGACATGACACCTTCGTCCTCGTTGGCCGTCGTCGAGGCCGCCGCATCGACGGTGGCTGCAACGTCGTCCTCCGGGACCTCCGGAGTAGCCGCAATGGTGACGCTCTCATCATTTTTCGCCACCGGAGCATCTATGGAGACGGCACTTCCATTCGGCTTGGCCACAGGAGTCACCGTTAAGGCAGCAACGTCAACTGCCTCGCCGACCGGAGCAGCCGGCAGGATGACACCGTCGACCTCCTCGGCCAACGGAGCGGACGCGAATGAGACGAGTTCGTCCTCCTTGGCGACCGGCGCGGCCACGCCGTCGTCCCCGGCCACCGTGGCAGACGGGAAGTCGGTAATCTCATCCTCCTCGGTATCTGGCGCatcagccgagatgagagcaccgTCATCCGCCACGGCGGCAACGCCCACCGGGCCATCGGCGAAGGTGACAGTGCTGTCATCCTCGTCCACAGCGATCTCCTCGATGTCTTTCTCAGTCGACCACCCCTCCTCGTCGTTTGCGCCGGCCGACGACACTCCCTGATCTTCGTCTTCTCGCTCGTCTGCCACGATCGACACCTCGACAGGCTCGCCATTCTCGgtcccctcttcttcctcctgcacgatgacgACGCTCCCGGTTGCCGATGCCACGTCGTCCTTGATCAGATCGGCGACGACTTCCTTGTCGCTGACGCCCTCGTCTTTCTTCCCCCCGGTGAACTTCTCGGTCGCCGTCTCCTTCTCTCCCGTCGCGTCGGTGGCGGTGATTGCTACTTCCTTACCGTCCTTCTTGATCTCCTCCCCCTCTTTCTTCTCCCCGATTACCTTCGCGCCGATCACGGTCGACGGCACCACGTCGCTGCCCTTAACAACGGGGGCGGTCACACCGGCCTTGCCGCTCCCCTTCACGACGGCCTTCTCCGGCGCCGAAGCCGCCTTGTGATGCTTCGCAACGTCTCCATTGTCCTTCGCGGCGAGCGGCTGATGTGCGCCGGTGGCGACGACGCTGGACTTCCGCCGGAAG
Coding sequences within it:
- the LOC127345597 gene encoding uncharacterized protein, encoding MGCGTSKEAVISSDGSGRCSRKLFRRKSSVVATGAHQPLAAKDNGDVAKHHKAASAPEKAVVKGSGKAGVTAPVVKGSDVVPSTVIGAKVIGEKKEGEEIKKDGKEVAITATDATGEKETATEKFTGGKKDEGVSDKEVVADLIKDDVASATGSVVIVQEEEEGTENGEPVEVSIVADEREDEDQGVSSAGANDEEGWSTEKDIEEIAVDEDDSTVTFADGPVGVAAVADDGALISADAPDTEEDEITDFPSATVAGDDGVAAPVAKEDELVSFASAPLAEEVDGVILPAAPVGEAVDVAALTVTPVAKPNGSAVSIDAPVAKNDESVTIAATPEVPEDDVAATVDAAASTTANEDEGVMSTAAPASTEAEGAPTVDVAAPATTNYDETVASAAAPVANEDESLTSPAASEVEVAEQPTPSGNDDELRNEQELPEPTAVEEPASEADDETEQAKEPEELVNVEQEEDESVVPQEPEEEATSAAASRNGDGESDGKQAVALNDAANTDQLPEGEEPSVEEKRDDEEPAAAPIESSLS